One Kribbella sp. NBC_00662 genomic region harbors:
- the tuf gene encoding elongation factor Tu: protein MAKSQFVRTKPHLNIGTMGHVDHGKTTLTAAITKVLAERDPSVNRFIAFDGIDRAPEEIQRGITINISHVEYETATRHYAHVDMPGHADYVKNMITGAAQVDAAILVVSAQDGAMPQTREHVLLARRVGVPYLVVALNKADTVDDPELLDLVELEVRELLSEYGFPGDDVPVVRVSGLKALEGDPQWTAAIGELLDAVDSYVPVPDRELGQPFLMPIENVYTISGRGTVVTGAVERGSLKLGDAVEVVGLGPTVVSTAIGMETFGKSLESADAGDNAAVLLRGVKRDEVRRGQVVALPGSVQPHRKFRATLHALSTAEGGRHTPFAADYRPQFYFRTTDVSGGIDLGEINLVMPGDTIDLGVELEKPIAMNVGLGFAVREGGHTVAAGTVTELLD from the coding sequence ATGGCCAAGAGCCAGTTCGTGCGGACCAAGCCGCACCTCAACATCGGCACGATGGGTCACGTCGACCACGGCAAGACCACGCTGACCGCCGCGATCACCAAGGTGCTCGCGGAGCGCGACCCGAGTGTCAACCGCTTCATCGCCTTCGACGGTATCGACCGTGCGCCGGAGGAGATCCAGCGCGGGATCACGATCAACATCTCGCACGTCGAGTACGAGACCGCGACCCGTCACTACGCGCACGTCGACATGCCCGGGCACGCCGACTACGTGAAGAACATGATCACCGGTGCCGCGCAGGTGGACGCCGCGATCCTGGTCGTCTCCGCGCAGGACGGCGCCATGCCGCAGACGCGGGAGCACGTGCTGCTCGCGCGCCGGGTGGGCGTGCCGTACCTGGTGGTCGCGCTGAACAAGGCGGACACCGTCGACGACCCCGAGCTGCTCGACCTGGTCGAGCTGGAGGTCCGTGAGCTCCTGTCGGAGTACGGCTTCCCGGGCGACGACGTACCGGTCGTGCGCGTGTCCGGTCTGAAGGCGCTGGAAGGCGACCCGCAGTGGACCGCCGCGATCGGCGAGCTGCTGGACGCGGTCGACAGCTACGTGCCGGTCCCGGACCGTGAGCTCGGGCAGCCGTTCCTGATGCCGATCGAGAACGTGTACACGATCAGTGGACGCGGGACGGTCGTCACGGGCGCGGTGGAGCGCGGTTCGCTGAAGCTCGGCGACGCGGTGGAGGTCGTCGGCCTCGGTCCGACCGTCGTGAGCACGGCGATCGGGATGGAGACGTTCGGCAAGTCGCTGGAGTCCGCGGACGCGGGCGACAACGCGGCGGTGCTGCTGCGTGGCGTCAAGCGCGACGAGGTCCGTCGCGGCCAGGTAGTGGCGTTGCCGGGCAGTGTGCAGCCGCACCGGAAGTTCCGGGCGACCCTGCACGCACTGTCCACGGCCGAGGGTGGTCGACACACCCCCTTCGCCGCGGACTACCGCCCACAGTTCTACTTCCGTACGACGGACGTGTCGGGCGGCATCGACCTCGGTGAGATCAACCTGGTGATGCCCGGCGACACGATCGACCTCGGCGTAGAGCTGGAGAAGCCGATCGCGATGAACGTCGGCCTCGGCTTCGCGGTCCGCGAAGGCGGCCACACCGTAGCCGCCGGCACCGTGACCGAGCTGCTCGACTGA
- a CDS encoding DUF4031 domain-containing protein produces the protein MILIDPPAWPAWDRVWSHLVSDESYEELHAFAKAAGIPSRGFDRDHYDVPSDRYDDLVAAGAVPVSSRELVRRITAAGLRHRKRPPTE, from the coding sequence ATGATCCTCATCGACCCACCCGCCTGGCCGGCCTGGGACAGAGTCTGGTCCCACCTGGTCAGCGACGAGTCCTACGAGGAACTCCACGCGTTCGCGAAGGCGGCCGGCATCCCGTCCCGCGGCTTCGACCGCGACCACTACGACGTACCCAGCGACCGCTACGACGACCTCGTCGCCGCCGGCGCCGTACCGGTCTCCAGCCGCGAGCTCGTCCGCCGGATCACCGCTGCCGGGCTCCGGCACAGGAAACGGCCCCCGACCGAGTAG
- a CDS encoding copper homeostasis protein CutC — protein MGSLLEIIALHPADAEAAQEGGADRLELCASMEADGLCPSVSTVSAIRRVTDLPLRVMLRLENSFTTNGAELNRLTALAQSYLSAGADGFVLGFLTPDNQVDVESVSALTSTFAGTPWTFHRAIDAVLEQQRAWSALRTLPGLDCVLTAGSSIGVSHGLDDLCKLAKEDPAVAGVMMAGGGLQPEHVPWLFQSGVRRFHVGTSVRQDGSWTKAYVNSRFVRSWRNLLDAQDARE, from the coding sequence ATGGGTTCGTTGCTGGAGATCATCGCGCTGCATCCGGCGGACGCGGAGGCGGCGCAGGAGGGTGGGGCGGACCGGCTGGAGCTGTGCGCCTCGATGGAGGCGGACGGGTTGTGCCCGTCGGTGTCGACGGTCAGTGCGATCCGCCGGGTCACCGATCTGCCGTTGCGGGTCATGCTGCGGCTGGAGAACTCGTTCACCACCAACGGCGCCGAGCTGAACCGGCTGACCGCCTTGGCGCAGTCCTACCTGTCGGCCGGTGCTGACGGGTTCGTGCTGGGCTTCCTGACACCGGACAACCAGGTCGACGTCGAGTCGGTGTCTGCACTGACCAGCACCTTCGCCGGTACGCCGTGGACGTTCCACCGCGCGATCGACGCCGTACTCGAGCAGCAGCGGGCGTGGAGTGCACTGCGCACACTGCCCGGTCTGGACTGCGTACTGACGGCCGGCTCGTCGATCGGTGTCAGCCACGGGTTGGACGACCTGTGCAAGCTGGCCAAAGAGGACCCGGCCGTAGCCGGCGTGATGATGGCCGGCGGCGGTCTCCAGCCGGAGCATGTCCCGTGGCTGTTCCAGAGCGGCGTACGGCGTTTCCACGTCGGTACGTCGGTGCGCCAGGACGGCTCGTGGACGAAGGCGTACGTGAACTCCCGTTTCGTGCGTTCCTGGCGCAACCTGCTCGACGCCCAGGACGCTCGCGAATGA
- a CDS encoding LacI family DNA-binding transcriptional regulator, whose protein sequence is MAGVTLKTVAKAVGVSPSTVSNAYNKPDQLSTALRERILATAQELGYAGPDASARALRSGRAGAVGVLFTDKLAYAFSDPYAVGFLAGLAEVAEEFATSLLLMPLSSTDIAGGSNAVQQAAIDAAAIFCVPGGHPALDILANRGIPAVSTDRGDHPDLSWVAIDEVEAAAQLGEHLARLGHRDVAVLVDNAQAAGGRPVELTLDEVGYTDCELRIRGLQKTMPDARLRIVSGGHNAFASGVRGAEYVLDSQDRPTAIVGLSDVQALGAMEAMKVRGLTPGRDLTLAGFDDIPAAEPAGLTTVRQPIKDKGRRVGRILLDPSSTERQVLMPTQLIVRSSSGPAPKR, encoded by the coding sequence ATGGCCGGAGTGACGCTGAAGACGGTGGCCAAGGCCGTCGGCGTGTCGCCGTCGACCGTCTCCAACGCCTACAACAAGCCCGACCAGCTCTCCACCGCGCTCCGCGAGCGGATCCTGGCCACCGCCCAGGAGCTCGGGTACGCCGGACCGGACGCCTCGGCCCGCGCTCTGCGCAGCGGCAGGGCCGGCGCGGTCGGGGTGCTCTTCACGGACAAGCTGGCCTACGCCTTCTCGGACCCGTACGCGGTCGGCTTCCTGGCCGGGCTCGCCGAGGTCGCGGAGGAGTTCGCCACCAGCCTGCTGCTGATGCCGCTCAGCTCGACCGACATCGCCGGCGGGAGCAACGCAGTACAGCAGGCAGCCATCGACGCGGCGGCGATCTTCTGCGTACCGGGCGGTCATCCGGCGCTGGACATCCTCGCCAACCGCGGGATCCCGGCCGTCTCGACCGACCGGGGCGACCACCCGGACCTGTCCTGGGTCGCGATCGACGAGGTGGAGGCGGCCGCACAGCTGGGCGAGCACCTGGCCCGGCTCGGTCACCGCGACGTCGCCGTCCTGGTCGACAACGCCCAGGCCGCCGGCGGCCGCCCGGTGGAGCTGACGCTCGACGAGGTCGGGTACACCGACTGCGAGCTGCGGATCCGCGGCCTGCAGAAAACGATGCCGGACGCGCGGCTGCGCATCGTCTCCGGCGGACACAACGCGTTCGCGTCCGGAGTGCGAGGCGCGGAGTACGTGCTCGACTCGCAGGACCGGCCGACCGCGATCGTCGGACTGAGCGACGTCCAGGCGCTCGGCGCGATGGAAGCGATGAAGGTCCGGGGCCTGACCCCGGGTCGCGATCTGACCCTGGCCGGGTTCGACGACATCCCGGCCGCGGAACCTGCCGGACTGACCACGGTCCGCCAGCCGATCAAGGACAAAGGACGCCGGGTCGGACGGATCCTGCTGGACCCGTCGTCCACCGAGCGCCAGGTACTGATGCCGACGCAGCTCATCGTCCGCTCCAGCAGCGGACCGGCTCCGAAGCGCTGA
- a CDS encoding multicopper oxidase family protein yields the protein MKMSRRGFLAASAGAATLALTGCGEEAKPGQAGELLRSKAKLPAPFQVPLPVPSVKKPIRSDAKADYYRVVQRKASLEILPGLRTEVMGYDGLFPGPTFDVRSGRTTVVEQINELDVSTVVHLHGGHTPAPSDGWPLDLITPANGGHTSEHMGHMSGGDMTMGRRTYTYPNTQRAATLWYHDHTMDYTGPQVYRGLFGLHLIRDDEEDNLPLPKGDREIPLVIADRAFDADGSFLYPAAKDGPGVEPTYMEGVIADVTLVNGAPWPVHEVDAVRYRFRILNASNARRYELAFSNGPATFVQIGSDGGLLDVPVEHQTIVIAPAERFDVIVDFSQYQPGDEVTVVNKLDNNANVMRFKIARKAVDESRIPAKLSSYAVTPRPAGVVRREWRFRRGGGHSGWTINGKAFDPAVMQAQVKLDQYEIWTFVTDVHHPVHVHLAPFQVLGRGGKTKLAEYDHGWKDTVDIRPAEVVEVLVRFTAHKGKYLIHCHNLEHEDMAMMAAFETI from the coding sequence ATGAAGATGTCCCGCCGAGGATTTCTGGCCGCGAGCGCCGGCGCCGCAACCCTCGCACTCACGGGCTGCGGCGAAGAGGCGAAGCCCGGGCAAGCCGGAGAACTCCTGCGCAGCAAGGCGAAACTTCCCGCGCCGTTCCAGGTACCACTCCCGGTCCCATCGGTCAAGAAACCGATCCGCTCGGACGCGAAGGCCGACTACTACCGCGTCGTCCAGCGCAAGGCGAGCCTCGAGATCCTCCCGGGTCTCAGGACCGAAGTGATGGGGTACGACGGCCTGTTCCCCGGACCGACCTTCGACGTACGCAGTGGCCGCACGACCGTCGTTGAGCAGATCAACGAGCTCGACGTGTCGACCGTCGTACACCTCCACGGTGGCCACACCCCGGCGCCTAGCGACGGCTGGCCCCTCGATCTCATCACGCCCGCGAACGGCGGACACACGAGCGAGCACATGGGCCACATGTCCGGCGGAGATATGACGATGGGCCGCCGCACGTACACGTACCCGAACACCCAGCGCGCCGCGACACTCTGGTACCACGACCACACGATGGACTACACCGGACCGCAGGTCTATCGGGGACTGTTCGGTCTGCACCTCATCCGCGACGACGAGGAGGACAATCTCCCGCTCCCGAAGGGCGATCGAGAGATCCCACTCGTCATCGCGGACCGCGCGTTCGATGCCGACGGCTCGTTCCTCTACCCGGCCGCGAAGGACGGTCCCGGCGTCGAACCGACGTACATGGAAGGTGTCATCGCAGACGTCACGCTGGTGAACGGCGCCCCGTGGCCGGTACATGAGGTCGACGCCGTCCGCTACCGCTTCCGGATCCTCAACGCCAGCAACGCCCGCCGGTACGAACTTGCCTTCAGCAACGGACCGGCGACGTTCGTCCAGATCGGCAGCGACGGCGGACTACTCGACGTACCGGTCGAACACCAGACGATCGTCATCGCGCCGGCCGAGCGGTTCGACGTGATCGTGGACTTCTCGCAGTACCAGCCGGGCGACGAGGTCACGGTCGTCAACAAGCTCGACAACAATGCGAACGTGATGCGTTTCAAGATCGCTCGCAAGGCCGTCGACGAGAGCAGGATCCCGGCCAAGCTCTCGTCGTACGCCGTCACTCCCCGGCCGGCCGGTGTCGTACGGCGGGAGTGGCGCTTCCGTCGTGGGGGCGGTCACTCGGGCTGGACGATCAACGGGAAGGCGTTCGATCCCGCGGTGATGCAGGCGCAGGTGAAGCTGGATCAGTACGAGATCTGGACGTTCGTCACCGACGTACACCACCCGGTGCATGTCCACCTCGCGCCGTTCCAGGTCCTCGGCCGCGGCGGCAAGACCAAGCTCGCGGAGTACGACCACGGCTGGAAGGACACCGTCGACATCCGCCCCGCCGAGGTGGTCGAGGTACTCGTCCGGTTCACCGCCCACAAAGGCAAGTACCTGATCCACTGCCACAACCTCGAACACGAGGACATGGCGATGATGGCGGCCTTCGAAACGATCTAG
- a CDS encoding DUF998 domain-containing protein translates to MSAPAVVERRTLTDRLLACGLVAGPLFVVVFLLEGAFKGSGYDVFRHPVSSLALGAGGWVQVVNFLVAGVLTVTFAVGVWRSGYRAGAVLIGVWGIGLLGAGVFTTDPVSGFPLGTPATSDYTTSGALHDGFSLPAFLALFVAQLVLSRGNGRKWLTYSLLSATAYLVCFFLASAGFNQTAGLVAIGGLFQRLAVAIGWGFTVALAVRLRRT, encoded by the coding sequence ATGTCTGCCCCGGCAGTGGTCGAGCGCCGGACCCTGACTGATCGGCTGCTGGCCTGCGGTCTGGTTGCCGGCCCGCTCTTCGTGGTCGTCTTCCTGCTCGAGGGTGCGTTCAAGGGCTCGGGGTACGACGTATTCCGGCATCCGGTGAGCTCGTTGGCGCTCGGCGCGGGCGGCTGGGTGCAGGTTGTCAACTTCCTCGTCGCCGGAGTGCTGACGGTGACATTTGCCGTTGGTGTCTGGCGGTCTGGTTACCGCGCGGGCGCTGTGCTGATCGGTGTGTGGGGAATCGGGCTGCTTGGCGCGGGCGTGTTCACAACTGATCCGGTGAGCGGCTTTCCACTCGGTACGCCGGCGACGTCCGACTACACCACCTCCGGCGCACTGCACGACGGATTCTCGTTGCCGGCGTTCCTGGCGCTGTTCGTCGCGCAGCTCGTGCTGTCCCGCGGCAACGGCCGGAAGTGGTTGACGTATTCGTTGCTCAGCGCAACGGCGTACCTGGTCTGCTTCTTCCTCGCCAGTGCGGGCTTCAACCAGACGGCGGGTTTGGTCGCGATCGGTGGATTGTTCCAGCGGCTCGCGGTCGCGATCGGGTGGGGATTCACGGTGGCGCTCGCGGTGCGGTTGCGCCGTACCTAG
- a CDS encoding Clp protease N-terminal domain-containing protein, producing the protein MSTDVRSILVRSARAEARRDGSRTIEAEHVLLALAGLHDSAAAQLLAEVGLTEDAIRSALNREWEQSLAVAGIAVRMGLLPEATPEWGRDPQIGESTKLVLHRAMDAAPKLGGGRIGPMRILVGLLATERGRVARALEAAGVDRVALRTRAAEALAAGTR; encoded by the coding sequence ATGTCGACCGACGTTCGCTCGATCCTGGTGCGGTCGGCCCGCGCCGAGGCCCGCCGCGACGGCTCCCGGACGATCGAGGCCGAGCATGTGCTGCTCGCGCTGGCCGGGCTGCACGACTCTGCGGCCGCGCAACTGCTCGCCGAGGTCGGGCTGACCGAGGACGCGATCCGGAGCGCGCTGAACCGCGAGTGGGAGCAGAGCCTGGCTGTTGCCGGGATCGCGGTCCGGATGGGACTGTTGCCCGAAGCAACACCTGAGTGGGGCCGCGACCCGCAGATCGGCGAGTCGACCAAGCTCGTGCTGCACCGCGCGATGGACGCCGCACCGAAGCTGGGCGGCGGCCGGATCGGCCCGATGCGCATCCTGGTGGGTCTCCTCGCGACCGAACGCGGCCGCGTGGCCCGCGCCCTCGAAGCCGCCGGCGTCGACCGCGTCGCACTTCGCACCAGGGCCGCCGAAGCTCTGGCAGCAGGCACGCGCTGA